The proteins below come from a single Nocardiopsis gilva YIM 90087 genomic window:
- the rdgB gene encoding RdgB/HAM1 family non-canonical purine NTP pyrophosphatase, with the protein MSAHTTIVLATRNAKKIPEMQAILTEAGLDAEVVGLGSYPDAPEVPETEPTFAGNALLKARAIAKHTGLPAVADDSGLCVDELHGMPGVLSARWSGCFGEQSGDKDSANLELVLDQLSDTPHERRGAEFVSAAAIVLPSGTEDVVEGVMRGHLIDKSRGENGFGYDPIFVPEGETRTTAEMSGAEKNAISHRGIAFRRLAERLQELL; encoded by the coding sequence ATGAGTGCACACACGACGATCGTTCTGGCGACGCGCAACGCCAAGAAGATCCCGGAGATGCAGGCGATCCTCACCGAAGCCGGGCTCGACGCCGAGGTCGTCGGGCTGGGCTCGTACCCGGACGCTCCGGAGGTGCCGGAGACCGAGCCTACGTTCGCCGGCAACGCCCTGCTCAAGGCGCGCGCCATCGCCAAACACACGGGGCTGCCCGCTGTCGCGGACGACTCCGGACTCTGCGTTGACGAGCTGCACGGCATGCCGGGAGTGCTGTCGGCGCGCTGGTCCGGCTGTTTCGGCGAGCAGTCGGGCGACAAGGACTCGGCCAACCTGGAACTGGTGCTCGACCAGCTGTCCGACACCCCGCACGAACGACGCGGTGCGGAATTCGTGTCGGCGGCCGCGATCGTGCTGCCATCGGGGACGGAGGACGTCGTCGAGGGTGTGATGCGCGGCCACCTCATCGACAAGAGCCGGGGAGAGAACGGGTTCGGCTACGACCCGATCTTCGTCCCGGAGGGGGAGACCCGCACCACGGCCGAGATGAGCGGCGCGGAGAAGAACGCGATCAGCCATCGCGGCATCGCCTTCCGTCGTCTGGCGGAGCGTCTCCAGGAGCTGCTCTAG